DNA sequence from the Paenibacillus azoreducens genome:
GCTACTGCTCGGATTTGACCCGCACCATTGCCGTTGGCAAGCCGGATCCGAAGCTGAAGGAAATCTATGACATTGTTCTGGAGGCCCAGCTTCATGCCCTTGAGCATATTAAACCCGGAATGACCGGCCGCGAAGCCGATGCACTGGCCCGCGACATCATTGCGAAATATGGTTATGGCGATCAGTTCGGCCACAGCACGGGGCATGGTCTCGGCATGGAAGTGCATGAAAATCCGCGCCTTTCCAAGGTGAGCGATGATATCCTGAAGCCTGGAATGGTTGTAACCGTTGAACCTGGTATATACCTTTCAGGCCTCGGCGGCGTCCGCATCGAAGACGATATTGTGATCACTGAGACGGGAATTACGATTTTGACGCATTCGTCGAAGGAATTTACCGTATTGCCGGTGTGATTGACGCAATATATATTTTATTTTAGGAGGCATTTTTGTGATTTCAGTTAACGACTTTAAAACAGGCCTTACGGTAGAAGTGGATGGCGATATTTTTACCGTTCTTGATTTCCAGCACGTAAAACCTGGCAAAGGTGCGGCATTCGTTCGCTCCAAGCTGAAAAACCTGCGCAATGGCAACACCGTGGAGCGTACGTTCCGTGCCGGTGAAACAATCGGCCGCGCAATCATCGAAAACCGCGGAGTTTCGTATCTCTACGCCAGCGGACAAGATCATACATTTATGGATAACGAAACTTATGACCAGTTCACGCTTGATAGCAAGCAACTGGAGTGGGAACTCAACTTCCTGAAAGAAAACATGAATGTAAACATTGTCAGCTACCAAGGAGAAATTCTCGGTATCAATCTGCCGACGAGCGTTGAGCTGAAGGTTGTTGAAACAGAACCTGGCATCAAAGGCAACACCGCGACCGGGGCCACCAAAAATGCCAAGGTGGAAACCGGTCTTAACGTTCAGGTTCCGTTGTTCATCAACGAAGGCGACGTGCTGCTGATCGATACCCGCGAAGGCAAATACATTTCGCGCGCGTAGTGTTTTTCACGCTATAGCGGGCTACCTTTGACTTTTAAAAAGCTGCCTCAAATGGTCCATGGATCGTTTGAGGCAGCTTTTTTGCGTTTGTGGGAATTTCCTTCTCCACGCTAAAAACTGCTTCCCAAAAAAATTCTGCCTGCTTTATACTGTGTTTATGTATTCCGGGAAACCACCCGCCCTGCCGGCCCAAAAAAAGTCTACCTATCCGGTGGACTTTCGTATTATACTAATTTAAAGCGTGAAATAGACATTTGCATAAATGAGTGGGGAGTGAATCGAAGTTGTCACTGTACGTCATGAAATTCGGGGGCAGTTCCGTAGGAGATACCGAGCGGATGAAACGCGTTGCCAAACGCATCGTTGAGAAACAAGATGAAGGACATCAATGCGTTGTGGTTGTGTCCGCCATGGGAGACACCACGGACGACCTGATCGATCAGGCTAAACTTCTCAATCCGGCGCCTCCGGCACGGGAAATGGATATGCTGATGACGACCGGAGAACAGATTTCAATATCTCTGTTGTCGATGGCCATTCACCAGCTCGGCCGCAGCGCCGTTTCGATGACAGGCTGGCAGGCGGGTTTTCGCACGGAACCCGTACACGGCAAGGCTCGGATCACCAATATTGTTCCGGAACGCGTGCAAGCTGCTCTTGATGAGGGGCAGATCGTCATTGTAGCCGGATTCCAAGGCATGACTGAGGACGGGGAAATAACGACTTTTGGCCGCGGAGGTTCGGATACGACGGCGGTTGCGCTTGCGGCAGCCATTCAGGCGGATGTATGCGAGATTTATACCGACGTGGACGGCATCTATTCGACGGATCCGCGCATCGTCAAGTGCGCGCGCAAACTTAAGGAGATTTCCTATGACGAAATGCTGGAGCTCGCCAATTTGGGAGCTGCTGTCCTGCACCCGCGGGCAGTGGAATACGCCAAGCATCACAAGGTGCATCTGGTGGTCAGATCCAGCTTTAACTATAACGAAGGCACAGCGGTTAAGGAGGAAGCTAGCGTGGAACAGGGAGTAGTGGTAAGCGGTATCGCTTATGATAAAAATGTGGCGAGAATCAGCATTCTCGGCGTGGAAGACATACCGGGTGTTCTGGCCCAGGTATTCGGAGCGCTTGCAGAGGCTTCGATAAATGTGGATATTATTGTGCAAAGCGGCGTACAGGACGGCAAAGCCGACTTCTCCTTCACGACATCCTTGTCTGAAAGCAAACAAGCGCTGGACGTGATCCATGGCCTTAAATCCAGACTCCCGTATCGCGAAGTAACATCCGAAACCGACTTGGTAAAAGTTTCTATTGTTGGTGCCGGCATGATCAGCCATCCGGGCGTGGCGGCGCATATGTTTGACGTGATTTCCAAGCAGGGTGTCAGCATCAAGATGGTAAGTACCTCGGAGATCAAAACTTCCTGCGTGATCGAAAACAGCAAATTGGAGCAGGTCGTTCAAGCGCTGCATACCGCTTATAACCTGGATACCGATGCGCAAGTTTTCGTTGGCGGACCACAGGTAAGACGCTAAAGTCAGACCGCATTTAGCGGATGTTTTTCATAATCTAAAAAAAGCCTGGAGCATAAAGCTTCAGGCTTTTTTGGCGTTTGGCTGCGAGTACCTGTGTGGACTAAAGGATACCGATTAATAGAGAGGCGTTAGAATCAAATCCTTTTTGGTGATCGGTACGACCGGAACTGTGTCGATCCCCGTACAATATTCCACGTCATGGGCAAAGCCTAGCTTGACGAGCTGTTTGGCAGAAGCACCTTCCATGACGGTCTCATACAGGTTATGACGACACTGCCGGTAGGCAAGCTTCATTGCCGCCCCCAGATCGTTTAGGCGCACTGGCTTACCCAGATGAGATTCCAAGGCATCGATAATCATACCTGCACATAAACCGTCTTCCAGCGAAAATTCATTTTTACAGCCTGCACAAAGCAAAATAACATCTCGTTCAAAGTTTGCCAGGGCGGACGCACAGGCCGTACCGTTCATAAATGATGCGGCAAGCAGCCGGGATGCGCGCTGCGATTTCAGGAGGCCGCGGGTTCCGTTTGAGGTCGTGAGCACAACGAGCTTGCCTGCAACTTCCTCCGACATATAGTCATGGGGAGAATTGCCTGCCTGAAACCCGGGAATCTTCTTGTAATAGCGTTCTCCGCCGACAAAAGTATGTTTACTTCGTTTACTTTGGGCCTCGGGGACGGTTTCAACGGGAAGCAGGCCGCAAGCACCCTTGGCTAACGCCGTAATCATCGTGCTTGTGGCGCGC
Encoded proteins:
- a CDS encoding 2-phosphosulfolactate phosphatase — protein: MRVDVIANVDDIRSEDFIQKSAVVIDVLRATSTMITALAKGACGLLPVETVPEAQSKRSKHTFVGGERYYKKIPGFQAGNSPHDYMSEEVAGKLVVLTTSNGTRGLLKSQRASRLLAASFMNGTACASALANFERDVILLCAGCKNEFSLEDGLCAGMIIDALESHLGKPVRLNDLGAAMKLAYRQCRHNLYETVMEGASAKQLVKLGFAHDVEYCTGIDTVPVVPITKKDLILTPLY
- a CDS encoding aspartate kinase — translated: MSLYVMKFGGSSVGDTERMKRVAKRIVEKQDEGHQCVVVVSAMGDTTDDLIDQAKLLNPAPPAREMDMLMTTGEQISISLLSMAIHQLGRSAVSMTGWQAGFRTEPVHGKARITNIVPERVQAALDEGQIVIVAGFQGMTEDGEITTFGRGGSDTTAVALAAAIQADVCEIYTDVDGIYSTDPRIVKCARKLKEISYDEMLELANLGAAVLHPRAVEYAKHHKVHLVVRSSFNYNEGTAVKEEASVEQGVVVSGIAYDKNVARISILGVEDIPGVLAQVFGALAEASINVDIIVQSGVQDGKADFSFTTSLSESKQALDVIHGLKSRLPYREVTSETDLVKVSIVGAGMISHPGVAAHMFDVISKQGVSIKMVSTSEIKTSCVIENSKLEQVVQALHTAYNLDTDAQVFVGGPQVRR
- the efp gene encoding elongation factor P — translated: MISVNDFKTGLTVEVDGDIFTVLDFQHVKPGKGAAFVRSKLKNLRNGNTVERTFRAGETIGRAIIENRGVSYLYASGQDHTFMDNETYDQFTLDSKQLEWELNFLKENMNVNIVSYQGEILGINLPTSVELKVVETEPGIKGNTATGATKNAKVETGLNVQVPLFINEGDVLLIDTREGKYISRA